Proteins encoded together in one Amphritea japonica ATCC BAA-1530 window:
- a CDS encoding putative bifunctional diguanylate cyclase/phosphodiesterase, which yields MIQLPFTKRLENLPSQLKRLSMLFSLTIAILPPIGYWNIASKYKATQLAEHAEQAAHAVSKLVFINPDAWDLQFHHLGHIVEQYRPRTIETRIHVKDLNGEHLLLSESHSHYDWPISGSAEIKNNTLTVGHVTIESSQVPLLLKTLMVSALCLIVATGFLIFINRTSIRGINRASSEINRIHTELQQQRTYLDSILRSTENVAIIATDSDWNIQYYNDTTTRLLTPAASSLTGLPLFKLHADLWRNIQIVQMNKHAVSDNNTMSFIFTEVKQGHTHHLQVHLYEIAEGDSPPSGYTLLCSDITEQRDAAAMIERQATYDSLTDLPNRRLFLEQLERALASGYRHQYLGAVLFLDIDNFKNINDSLGHAIGDLLLQQVALRLQSGIRKEDIVARLGGDEFVVLLQEISSDENEAIKLTQLFAEKLGKTLAVPYVVRQHTLHITSSIGISVFPGSPSDQPGDIMRQADTAMYQAKDAGRNTLRLFLPSMQHVANERLKTLNDLRKGIEHSEFITFYQPQYDQNGCMVGAEALLRWQHPQKGLISPDNFIPLAEESGLIIELGAVVLETALSNLYSWIDSKQAPLSFQISVNISPLQFLQDSFVLKIKEALKNTSIAPSNLTLEITESVLLDNAKLAMEKIHALRDFGVQFSIDDFGTGYSSLAYLKQLSIDEVKIDRSFVRDILIDDSDAALVETVINLTSRLRLDSVAEGVETAAQFSFLKNLGCTRYQGYLFSKPLPLHEFKALLLSQKNLMSA from the coding sequence ATGATTCAATTGCCGTTCACTAAAAGATTAGAAAATCTGCCCTCACAGTTAAAACGCTTAAGTATGCTGTTTTCGTTAACTATTGCGATATTGCCGCCAATAGGCTACTGGAATATTGCAAGCAAATACAAAGCCACTCAACTTGCAGAACATGCGGAGCAGGCAGCCCATGCAGTGTCTAAATTGGTGTTTATTAATCCCGATGCCTGGGATTTACAATTTCATCATTTAGGACATATCGTAGAACAATACCGGCCACGAACAATTGAGACAAGGATTCATGTGAAGGACCTAAATGGAGAGCACCTCCTGCTGTCCGAGTCACATAGTCATTACGACTGGCCTATATCAGGCAGCGCCGAAATTAAAAATAATACCCTGACCGTCGGCCATGTCACTATTGAATCCAGCCAAGTACCTTTATTACTCAAGACACTGATGGTCTCTGCTCTCTGCCTGATTGTTGCGACTGGGTTTCTGATTTTCATCAATCGTACTTCAATCAGGGGAATCAATAGAGCCTCATCGGAAATAAACCGAATTCATACTGAATTACAGCAACAACGAACTTACCTCGATAGCATTCTCCGCTCAACCGAAAATGTCGCGATCATTGCTACCGATAGTGACTGGAATATCCAATATTACAACGACACTACTACACGGTTATTAACCCCTGCAGCATCATCACTAACAGGGCTGCCACTTTTCAAGCTACACGCGGACTTATGGAGAAATATCCAGATCGTCCAAATGAATAAACACGCAGTAAGCGATAACAACACGATGTCTTTCATCTTTACTGAGGTAAAACAGGGACACACACACCACCTCCAAGTGCATTTATATGAGATAGCCGAGGGGGACAGTCCGCCGTCTGGGTACACCCTGCTCTGTTCTGATATAACAGAACAGCGAGATGCGGCTGCTATGATAGAGCGCCAGGCTACGTATGACAGCCTGACTGATCTGCCAAACCGACGATTATTTCTGGAGCAACTCGAAAGAGCACTTGCCAGTGGATACCGTCATCAATATCTGGGAGCGGTTCTATTTCTCGACATAGATAACTTTAAAAACATCAATGATTCTCTGGGACACGCCATCGGAGACTTACTGTTGCAGCAAGTCGCCCTGCGACTGCAGTCTGGCATACGAAAGGAAGATATTGTTGCACGACTAGGTGGCGATGAGTTTGTCGTACTGTTACAAGAAATATCATCCGACGAGAACGAAGCAATTAAACTGACGCAGCTGTTTGCTGAAAAGCTCGGCAAAACACTTGCCGTACCTTATGTCGTTAGGCAACACACTTTGCATATCACTTCCAGCATAGGTATCTCAGTCTTCCCCGGCAGCCCATCAGACCAACCGGGCGATATTATGCGCCAGGCAGATACCGCCATGTACCAGGCGAAAGACGCTGGCCGCAACACCTTAAGACTTTTCCTGCCCAGCATGCAGCACGTAGCAAATGAGCGATTAAAAACCCTGAACGATCTACGTAAAGGCATTGAGCACTCTGAGTTCATCACTTTCTATCAGCCCCAATATGACCAGAATGGTTGCATGGTTGGAGCTGAAGCCTTATTACGCTGGCAACATCCTCAAAAAGGTCTGATCTCACCAGACAATTTCATCCCGCTCGCTGAGGAAAGCGGTTTAATCATAGAGCTGGGGGCCGTCGTGTTAGAAACAGCTCTAAGCAATTTATACAGCTGGATAGACTCAAAACAAGCACCATTATCCTTTCAAATTTCAGTGAATATAAGCCCACTTCAGTTCCTGCAGGATAGCTTTGTACTAAAGATTAAAGAAGCACTGAAGAATACCAGTATTGCTCCGTCAAACTTAACACTTGAGATTACCGAAAGTGTATTGCTTGATAATGCAAAGTTAGCGATGGAAAAAATTCATGCCCTCAGAGATTTCGGTGTGCAATTTTCAATTGATGACTTCGGCACCGGATACTCCTCACTTGCGTATCTTAAACAACTATCAATTGATGAAGTAAAAATTGACCGATCATTTGTCCGGGACATTTTAATAGATGATAGCGATGCAGCCCTGGTTGAAACTGTTATAAACCTAACCTCTCGCTTACGACTTGACTCTGTTGCTGAAGGAGTTGAAACCGCAGCCCAATTTTCATTCCTGAAAAACCTGGGCTGCACCCGATATCAAGGTTACCTCTTCAGCAAGCCTTTACCGTTACATGAGTTCAAAGCATTGTTACTGTCGCAGAAAAATCTAATGTCGGCATGA
- a CDS encoding substrate-binding domain-containing protein, with translation MLKTLAFTLLCLTVLPLSAAESIIIGGSGADLETFRILSRQFSQQHPNIRIKILPSIGSGGAVRGVSSQRVDIGLMSRPLSQKEALLGLHSLHYANTALIFITNKNQPITNVTLKELQGIYNGHNPVGGLKPVLRPHSDSDTLLLQENLPELIPAMNNAFSRTGIPIGITDQTTVQMVRDIDRVISTSTLSLVLSEKQDLNVLSLNGVTPTVETIGNGSYPLCKKLFMLHDGQLNNDERLFINFINSAEGQAILTDTGHQPVDL, from the coding sequence ATGCTGAAAACATTGGCCTTCACTCTTTTGTGCCTGACGGTACTGCCTCTCAGTGCTGCAGAATCTATTATTATTGGCGGCTCAGGTGCCGATCTGGAAACATTCAGAATTTTATCCCGCCAGTTTAGCCAACAACATCCGAACATCAGAATAAAAATACTACCCAGTATCGGCAGCGGAGGCGCCGTCAGAGGCGTGTCTTCGCAGCGTGTAGATATTGGCCTGATGTCACGCCCTTTAAGCCAGAAGGAAGCACTCCTGGGTCTACATTCACTTCATTATGCAAATACTGCGTTAATTTTTATTACGAATAAAAACCAACCAATTACTAATGTTACCCTGAAAGAATTGCAGGGTATCTACAATGGGCATAATCCAGTGGGCGGGCTCAAGCCTGTGTTACGGCCTCATTCAGACTCAGACACCCTGCTTCTTCAAGAAAACCTACCTGAGCTTATACCGGCAATGAACAACGCCTTTAGCCGCACGGGAATCCCTATCGGAATCACCGATCAGACCACCGTCCAGATGGTGAGGGATATTGATCGGGTTATTTCAACATCAACACTGTCTCTGGTGCTTTCTGAAAAACAAGATCTGAATGTACTCAGCCTTAATGGTGTTACCCCCACAGTAGAAACGATAGGTAATGGCAGCTACCCACTTTGTAAGAAATTATTCATGTTGCATGATGGCCAGTTAAATAATGACGAGCGATTATTCATCAACTTCATAAACTCGGCTGAAGGGCAGGCTATTCTCACCGACACAGGCCACCAACCCGTAGACTTATGA
- a CDS encoding MalY/PatB family protein yields the protein MNSDRFDQPIDRHTTSSQKWEKYRDTDILPMWVADTDFMAPAAVIEALQTRVDHGIFGYTNTPAELNQLIIERMQAQYHWTIQADWLVWLPGLVCGLNLACRSVGVSQDEVATAKPVYPPFMSAPRLSDRRLISIPMVEHEQRWVIDFEALEQAITNTTSLLLFCNPHNPGGTVYTRAELEKLSDICLKHDLAVCSDEIHCDLILEPGRQHIPLASLNTDIAAKSITLMAPSKTFNIAGLGCSFAIIPDAALRKQFQQVRKGIVPDVNLLGYTATLAAYKEGEDWHQQQLDYLKGNRDYLVKEINQIPGLKLNQVEATYLAWIDVSAAKLENPAHFFEQAGVGMSPGRDFGDDRFMRLNFGCTRSMVVEAVDRIRRAMLSHLPGG from the coding sequence ATGAATAGTGATCGCTTCGATCAACCGATCGACCGCCACACCACCTCCAGTCAGAAATGGGAAAAATACCGAGACACCGATATTCTGCCTATGTGGGTGGCTGATACGGATTTTATGGCACCCGCTGCCGTAATCGAAGCGCTACAGACCAGAGTAGACCATGGCATCTTTGGCTATACCAATACGCCGGCCGAACTCAATCAATTGATTATCGAACGAATGCAAGCGCAATACCACTGGACGATTCAGGCCGATTGGTTAGTCTGGTTACCCGGACTGGTGTGCGGGCTCAATCTTGCCTGCCGCAGTGTAGGAGTTAGCCAGGACGAAGTGGCTACCGCTAAACCGGTCTACCCACCCTTTATGTCAGCTCCACGACTCTCTGATAGAAGACTGATTAGCATTCCGATGGTTGAACACGAGCAACGCTGGGTGATCGACTTTGAGGCTCTTGAGCAAGCCATTACCAACACCACCTCTCTGCTGCTGTTCTGCAACCCCCATAACCCTGGCGGTACCGTTTATACACGAGCTGAGCTTGAGAAACTAAGCGATATTTGTCTAAAACATGATCTGGCCGTCTGCTCTGATGAAATTCACTGTGACCTGATTCTGGAACCAGGACGCCAACATATTCCGCTGGCATCACTGAACACTGACATTGCAGCAAAATCGATCACGCTCATGGCGCCCAGCAAGACATTCAACATCGCAGGATTGGGTTGCTCTTTCGCTATAATCCCCGATGCAGCGCTGCGCAAACAGTTTCAGCAAGTCCGAAAGGGAATAGTGCCCGACGTCAATCTGCTTGGTTATACCGCCACCCTGGCCGCCTATAAAGAAGGGGAAGACTGGCACCAACAACAACTGGACTACCTCAAGGGCAACCGGGACTACCTGGTCAAAGAGATCAATCAAATCCCCGGATTAAAACTCAATCAGGTGGAAGCCACTTACCTGGCCTGGATCGATGTATCCGCCGCTAAACTGGAAAACCCCGCCCACTTTTTTGAACAAGCGGGGGTGGGTATGTCACCGGGCAGAGATTTCGGTGATGACCGTTTTATGCGGCTAAATTTCGGTTGCACCCGAAGCATGGTTGTTGAAGCAGTCGATAGAATTCGCCGGGCGATGTTGAGTCACTTACCCGGGGGGTAG
- a CDS encoding 2-isopropylmalate synthase: protein MTDNNRVIIFDTTLRDGEQSPGASMTREEKLRIAKQLEKMRVDVIEAGFAIASPGDFESVKSIADTIQDSTICSLSRALDADIDRAGEALVNASSGRIHTFIATSPIHMKYKLQMDPDKVVEQAVYAVKRARNLVSDVEFSLEDASRSELDFMCRIIEKVIDAGARTINIPDTVGYAVPEEFGFTIKQLLERIPNADKAIFSVHCHNDLGLAVANSLSAVSFGARQVECTINGLGERAGNASLEEVVMALRTRQDVLGLHTGIDTTQIVPASRLVSSVTGFPVQPNKAIVGANAFAHESGIHQDGVLKHRETYEIMTAQDVGWNANKMVMGKHSGRSAFRARLEELGTTFESDAELNTAFARFKDLADKKHEIFDEDLQALVSDTRASHYEKFMLSSLSVTSQTGETPLAKVTVSMNDVEQTSEADGSGPVDAAFKAIESIVQSGASLELYSVNAITSGTDSQGEVTVRLEKGGRIVNGLGADTDIIIASAKAYIHALNMLESTEEKAHPQV from the coding sequence ATGACCGATAATAATCGTGTAATAATTTTTGATACTACCTTGCGTGATGGTGAGCAGAGCCCCGGCGCATCCATGACCCGTGAAGAGAAACTGCGCATTGCTAAACAGCTAGAAAAGATGCGGGTTGATGTTATCGAAGCTGGTTTTGCTATTGCTTCACCGGGTGATTTTGAATCGGTTAAGTCGATCGCCGATACGATTCAGGACAGTACCATCTGCTCGCTTTCCCGTGCACTGGATGCCGATATAGACCGTGCAGGTGAAGCGCTGGTGAATGCCAGTTCTGGTCGTATTCATACCTTTATCGCAACTTCGCCAATTCATATGAAATATAAACTGCAGATGGATCCTGACAAAGTAGTGGAGCAGGCGGTCTATGCGGTTAAGCGGGCGCGTAATCTGGTCAGTGATGTGGAATTCTCACTGGAAGATGCAAGCCGTTCAGAGCTGGATTTTATGTGTCGGATTATTGAGAAAGTGATCGATGCAGGTGCCCGTACTATTAATATTCCGGATACTGTTGGCTATGCGGTGCCGGAAGAGTTCGGTTTTACTATTAAGCAGTTGCTGGAGCGGATTCCAAACGCTGACAAGGCCATTTTCTCAGTTCACTGCCATAATGATCTCGGTCTGGCGGTTGCTAACTCGCTATCGGCGGTGAGCTTTGGCGCGCGGCAGGTAGAGTGTACGATTAACGGCCTGGGAGAGCGCGCAGGCAACGCGTCGCTGGAAGAGGTTGTGATGGCACTGCGCACCCGTCAGGATGTGTTAGGGCTGCATACCGGTATCGATACCACTCAGATCGTCCCAGCATCCCGACTGGTTTCCAGTGTGACCGGTTTCCCGGTACAGCCTAATAAGGCTATTGTTGGCGCTAATGCTTTTGCTCATGAGTCCGGGATTCATCAGGATGGTGTACTGAAACACCGTGAAACCTACGAAATTATGACCGCTCAGGATGTTGGCTGGAACGCAAACAAGATGGTAATGGGCAAACACTCGGGACGTAGTGCTTTCCGTGCTCGTTTGGAAGAGCTGGGTACAACATTTGAATCAGATGCTGAGCTGAATACTGCGTTCGCTCGATTTAAAGATCTGGCGGATAAGAAACATGAGATCTTTGATGAAGATCTGCAGGCGCTGGTCAGCGATACCCGTGCTTCACACTATGAGAAATTTATGCTGAGCAGCTTGTCGGTGACTTCGCAGACAGGAGAAACGCCGTTAGCGAAAGTGACGGTTTCCATGAATGATGTGGAGCAGACTTCAGAAGCAGATGGTAGCGGCCCGGTTGATGCTGCGTTTAAAGCGATTGAATCGATTGTTCAGTCAGGTGCATCACTGGAGCTTTATTCGGTAAATGCGATTACCAGTGGTACCGATTCTCAGGGTGAGGTGACAGTGAGGCTAGAGAAGGGAGGCCGGATCGTCAATGGCCTGGGAGCGGACACCGATATCATCATTGCGTCGGCTAAGGCTTATATTCATGCACTGAACATGCTTGAATCTACTGAAGAGAAAGCACATCCACAAGTGTGA